In a single window of the Tautonia rosea genome:
- a CDS encoding DUF5808 domain-containing protein has translation MNQAEINDAEWHDPRNWHGKWFEIYRSPRDSRAWVPKRSPWMGVTVNFAHASGPLTVLLLLAVALGVTIVALIASN, from the coding sequence ATGAACCAAGCCGAGATCAACGACGCCGAGTGGCATGATCCCCGGAACTGGCATGGCAAGTGGTTCGAAATCTACCGAAGCCCGAGAGACTCGCGAGCCTGGGTTCCCAAGCGCAGCCCCTGGATGGGAGTGACGGTCAATTTCGCCCATGCCTCGGGCCCCTTGACCGTGTTGCTCCTGCTTGCCGTCGCGCTTGGGGTGACGATCGTCGCCCTGATCGCCTCCAACTGA
- a CDS encoding di-heme oxidoredictase family protein: MIQTRATSVPSLIGPLLVLLVIPAPLQARGDDATLAPEVLELGRDLFSHRWMPNDPRSRGGDGLGPVFNAQSCLDCHDRGGIGGAGHSARNIDIASVSGQEGVSGTGFFYAFRMNMGPNHFEYRIGTPPTAAANANRRGAAAATPPANLAVLEAIHPGFRESPSVVLHRFGTDPDYGNWRAEVPGRHGLVSVRITQRNPTALFGVALIDDLPDEVLEDAARRSRRAKATRGRLARTADGRIGRFGWKGQTATLEEFVRSAAAGELGLEVPGHFQAADPRLPGIGAPGLDLDQGDLDALLTFVRSLPRPTTTVDDDLATRIEAGATTFRSIGCTSCHVPNLGPIEGIYSDLLLHDMGPRLVDTGSYIAFGARPAVAPNADADASSPASDHEWRTPPLWGLADSGPYLHDGRALTITDAILQHDGQGAAAARRFSQLSSSQKEQLGAFLLSLTAPEEIDAPPRRIQIGAAE; the protein is encoded by the coding sequence ATGATCCAGACGCGCGCAACGAGCGTTCCGAGTCTCATCGGACCACTGCTAGTCCTGCTCGTGATCCCGGCTCCTCTCCAGGCGAGAGGAGACGATGCGACGCTTGCTCCCGAGGTGCTCGAACTTGGCCGAGATCTGTTCTCGCACCGCTGGATGCCGAACGACCCGAGAAGCCGAGGGGGAGACGGCCTCGGGCCGGTCTTCAATGCGCAGTCGTGTCTCGACTGCCACGACCGCGGCGGAATCGGCGGCGCGGGGCACTCGGCTCGGAATATCGACATCGCGTCGGTCTCGGGGCAGGAAGGCGTATCGGGAACGGGATTCTTTTACGCGTTCCGCATGAACATGGGGCCGAACCATTTCGAGTATCGGATTGGGACACCCCCCACCGCCGCAGCCAACGCAAACCGACGAGGGGCCGCCGCCGCCACTCCGCCGGCGAACCTGGCTGTGCTGGAGGCCATTCATCCCGGTTTCCGGGAGTCGCCGAGCGTGGTCTTGCACCGCTTTGGGACCGATCCTGATTATGGCAACTGGCGTGCTGAGGTCCCCGGTCGGCACGGCCTCGTCTCGGTCCGAATCACCCAGCGCAACCCGACGGCCCTGTTCGGCGTTGCCTTGATCGACGACCTGCCCGATGAGGTGCTCGAAGACGCTGCCCGCCGCTCCCGACGGGCCAAAGCGACCCGAGGCCGCCTGGCCCGCACCGCCGACGGCCGGATCGGCCGGTTCGGCTGGAAGGGGCAAACCGCGACGCTGGAGGAGTTCGTCCGGTCGGCCGCCGCCGGTGAGCTGGGCCTCGAAGTCCCCGGGCACTTCCAGGCGGCCGACCCGCGATTGCCCGGCATCGGCGCTCCGGGCCTCGACCTGGACCAAGGGGATCTCGACGCCCTGCTCACCTTCGTCCGATCCCTGCCGAGGCCGACCACGACCGTTGACGACGACCTGGCCACCCGGATCGAGGCCGGTGCAACCACCTTCCGATCGATCGGCTGCACGTCCTGCCACGTCCCGAACCTCGGCCCGATCGAAGGAATTTACAGCGACCTGCTCCTGCACGACATGGGCCCCCGGCTCGTCGATACCGGTTCGTACATCGCCTTCGGCGCCCGGCCGGCCGTTGCTCCCAATGCCGATGCCGACGCCTCCTCCCCCGCGAGCGATCACGAGTGGCGCACGCCGCCGCTCTGGGGGCTCGCGGACTCCGGCCCCTACCTCCACGACGGCCGAGCCCTGACGATCACGGACGCCATTCTCCAGCACGACGGTCAGGGGGCCGCCGCCGCCCGCCGCTTCTCGCAGCTTTCGAGTTCGCAGAAGGAGCAGCTTGGCGCCTTCCTTCTGTCCCTCACCGCGCCGGAGGAGATCGACGCCCCCCCTCGACGCATTCAGATCGGAGCTGCCGAATAA